A window of Metabacillus sp. B2-18 contains these coding sequences:
- a CDS encoding SH3 domain-containing protein has translation MKWFRTLIAVTFLFLSIGQPFSTYAAESTEPYPFIGQVTGDTVSMHKGATTNYDVVSTLKKGEIVGVIGDFTNNSNEEWLNISVNSVKGWVKKTSVSPLEEAPSSLYANKNLADVRKGASTSYPSVETLQYGQKVTVIDTYVSTQGEIWYRIDLGSVQGWVYSEQLTKTPVVQLLQTNQSTTVHSGATSSYKIVATLEENVELTIIDSFTNNQQEVWYRIQLEDGTKGWVHSEFTEVIQENNDTTQSFPIVYVKNVGSKIHSGALDSYRVVYLPNQNEALQVIDEFTNNLNQTWYRVELSADLKGWILSTEVQEQPLHESQIVGNYVFVKNDGAVVRKGALSSYPTADTLTVNDDLKVIGTFINQNDEFWLRVQTSNNVTGWILATDTQKETIVNTTYYLNTNGVVRSGALDSYRQLASLSQGSAVYVIDTFENNNKELWYRVTLESGENGWIKSTAVTSKQFHLNKSFVVGTNSTYVYKGAMHHYKKVTKLPYGSKVKVLFEFINDKNQHWYNVQLSNGTKGWVPKAELFTSLSDRTFVYPLNANVLHKSATASSGYNTKVQAGEQLIYLWSHNEWINVENSKGVRGWILKNDTREFIPNIFLNPKVSQSGNATTLVWDKSLNFAVGNKLLSNGVVQLTGSKLHTVLPSQSIKGLKNISATSSAITLTPESGYLIGVRNNSKQTQVKVMPIGLAGKKIIVDAGHGDQDPGAVGPTKLKEKDVTLDVSRKLKAELERQGAIVTLTRSGDTFLTLAQRVAIANSSDNDAFISIHANASVSTSARGTETYYNTAYNFNGPKSSVLASYIQDSLVDRINTYDRGTKTANYYVLKNNELPSALVELAFISNPNEESMLKNDITRGQAAVGIAEGLKKYFTGGN, from the coding sequence TTGAAATGGTTTAGAACACTTATTGCTGTCACCTTCTTGTTTTTAAGTATCGGTCAGCCGTTCTCTACATATGCGGCGGAATCAACCGAACCCTACCCCTTCATCGGTCAAGTAACTGGTGATACTGTTAGCATGCATAAAGGTGCTACGACGAACTATGATGTTGTTTCTACATTGAAAAAAGGAGAAATTGTGGGGGTCATAGGAGACTTTACCAACAATTCAAATGAGGAATGGCTGAACATTTCTGTGAACTCCGTGAAAGGCTGGGTTAAGAAAACCAGTGTTTCCCCATTGGAGGAAGCACCCTCATCACTCTACGCAAACAAAAATCTTGCCGATGTTAGAAAAGGAGCATCAACATCTTATCCTTCTGTTGAAACATTACAATACGGACAGAAAGTAACCGTAATTGATACGTATGTAAGCACACAAGGAGAAATTTGGTATCGCATTGATTTAGGAAGTGTTCAAGGTTGGGTGTATAGTGAACAATTAACTAAAACACCTGTTGTCCAATTGCTTCAAACAAATCAATCCACAACCGTTCATAGTGGTGCAACATCTTCATACAAAATCGTCGCTACTCTTGAAGAAAATGTTGAATTAACTATTATTGATTCTTTTACCAATAATCAGCAAGAAGTATGGTATCGAATTCAGCTCGAAGATGGAACAAAAGGTTGGGTCCATTCAGAATTCACTGAAGTAATTCAAGAGAATAATGACACAACACAAAGCTTCCCTATTGTTTATGTGAAAAATGTAGGTTCCAAGATTCATAGTGGTGCACTAGATTCATATCGTGTTGTGTATCTACCAAACCAAAATGAAGCATTACAAGTTATTGATGAATTCACGAACAACTTAAATCAAACATGGTACCGTGTTGAATTAAGTGCTGATTTAAAAGGCTGGATTCTATCAACCGAAGTTCAAGAACAACCCCTTCATGAGAGTCAAATTGTTGGGAACTATGTTTTTGTTAAAAATGATGGAGCTGTTGTTAGAAAAGGTGCATTAAGCAGCTATCCTACAGCAGATACATTAACGGTAAATGATGATCTGAAGGTAATAGGCACATTTATTAACCAAAACGACGAATTCTGGTTACGTGTTCAAACATCAAACAATGTAACAGGCTGGATACTTGCTACAGACACTCAAAAGGAAACGATAGTAAACACCACTTATTATCTTAATACAAACGGTGTTGTAAGAAGCGGTGCCCTTGATTCTTATCGTCAGTTAGCATCACTTTCTCAAGGTTCTGCTGTTTACGTTATTGATACTTTTGAAAATAACAATAAAGAGCTTTGGTATCGAGTGACATTAGAATCTGGTGAGAATGGCTGGATCAAGTCAACAGCTGTAACGAGCAAACAGTTCCACCTTAATAAATCATTCGTTGTTGGTACTAATAGCACCTACGTTTATAAAGGTGCCATGCATCATTATAAAAAAGTAACAAAACTTCCATATGGTTCGAAGGTAAAAGTTTTATTCGAATTTATTAATGATAAAAATCAACATTGGTACAATGTTCAATTATCAAATGGAACAAAAGGCTGGGTACCTAAGGCAGAATTATTTACTAGCCTTTCAGACAGAACCTTTGTTTACCCGCTTAACGCCAATGTGCTACACAAAAGTGCAACTGCAAGCTCTGGATACAACACAAAAGTTCAAGCAGGTGAACAATTAATTTACCTTTGGAGTCACAATGAATGGATTAACGTTGAAAATTCAAAAGGTGTCCGAGGCTGGATCCTAAAGAATGACACAAGGGAATTCATTCCAAACATTTTCTTAAATCCTAAGGTTTCTCAATCAGGAAATGCCACAACATTAGTTTGGGATAAATCATTGAATTTTGCTGTAGGAAACAAGCTTCTTTCAAATGGAGTTGTTCAGCTAACAGGAAGCAAGCTTCATACTGTTTTACCTTCTCAATCGATTAAAGGATTGAAAAACATCTCAGCTACATCTAGTGCCATTACGTTAACACCTGAATCAGGCTATTTGATTGGAGTACGCAACAACAGCAAGCAAACTCAGGTTAAGGTCATGCCAATTGGATTAGCTGGTAAGAAAATCATTGTTGATGCAGGTCACGGAGATCAAGATCCAGGTGCCGTTGGTCCAACAAAATTAAAAGAAAAAGATGTAACATTAGACGTTTCAAGAAAATTAAAAGCAGAGCTTGAGCGCCAAGGAGCAATTGTTACCCTTACTCGAAGTGGTGATACGTTTTTAACTTTGGCACAGCGTGTTGCGATTGCAAACTCATCAGACAATGATGCCTTTATTAGCATTCATGCAAATGCTAGTGTGAGCACATCTGCACGAGGGACAGAAACATACTATAACACTGCCTATAACTTTAATGGCCCAAAAAGTAGTGTACTAGCTTCTTATATTCAAGATTCATTAGTTGATAGAATCAACACCTACGACCGTGGCACAAAAACAGCGAACTACTATGTACTAAAAAATAACGAACTACCAAGTGCATTAGTTGAATTAGCCTTTATCTCAAATCCAAACGAAGAGTCCATGCTAAAAAACGACATTACACGTGGACAAGCTGCTGTTGGAATTGCTGAAGGCCTTAAAAAATACTTCACTGGAGGAAACTAA
- a CDS encoding SH3 domain-containing protein, translated as MKKKSMFVISSVFLTGFLVGSYTPTQVGSAASNVVLASVEWVTNQINPLQSRVTKLESEVASLKNAIKDGGGSETTLPSKVYVSSTSATVHKGATKDYAVVATFMKGKELSVIDEHDGSTGKWYRVEYATGKYGWIYSGDVSTTTVAKLSTVTITATATVHRGATTDYRSVAVLQKGTTVKYVGSFTNNNGELWYNVELSNGVRGWIQAIYGEVK; from the coding sequence ATGAAAAAGAAAAGTATGTTTGTTATCTCTTCTGTTTTTCTTACTGGATTTTTAGTAGGAAGCTACACCCCTACTCAAGTCGGCTCAGCTGCAAGCAATGTTGTGCTAGCAAGTGTTGAGTGGGTAACAAACCAAATCAATCCTCTTCAATCACGAGTAACAAAACTGGAAAGTGAAGTAGCCTCTCTAAAAAACGCCATAAAAGATGGTGGTGGCTCTGAGACAACTTTGCCTTCTAAAGTTTATGTAAGCAGTACATCTGCAACCGTTCATAAAGGAGCAACTAAAGATTACGCAGTTGTTGCTACGTTTATGAAAGGAAAAGAACTTTCTGTTATTGACGAACACGATGGTAGCACTGGTAAATGGTATCGCGTTGAATATGCAACAGGCAAATATGGCTGGATCTATTCTGGCGATGTTTCAACAACAACAGTCGCTAAGCTTTCAACTGTAACAATCACAGCAACAGCAACCGTTCATAGAGGAGCAACAACAGATTATCGTTCAGTTGCTGTATTACAAAAAGGGACAACCGTTAAATATGTAGGTTCGTTTACTAACAACAACGGTGAACTTTGGTACAACGTTGAATTATCAAACGGTGTAAGAGGTTGGATTCAAGCAATCTATGGAGAGGTGAAATAA
- a CDS encoding SpoIID/LytB domain-containing protein, whose translation MAKKVLLGVFLTLSLLWNADAANAASIKTYSNPVAVQLVDISTSTLKLQSIYELTNKANNQKTYFLPGLNITITRSQSNVNIDAGSASFSSASGFELKEVYNVAQYARFTTTTDLKSGATSDYPTRKSLTKAETAEYIGSFVNNKGETWFNVQVADGTKGWVPAKTTLIDKNTVSLPTIAYGASAYRGGMSLLPKTAGKVAIVNNLDLEDYLKGVVPNEMPASWHKEALKAQAIVARSYAANSMSLKNTTASQVYKGYTSEDARTNQAVSETAGVVVKYGGKPIQTFFYSTSGGRTANVGDVWNSNQASFPYLISVDDPYENSPHSNWQNSFTSSMILNSFGLDPATTTLYDIKTNPTGANGEITSVTISTSAGEKTVTGNELTIRKLFPIEGSYGFLKSNWFTLNVDKEYTVQTASGQQSQLSVSGQQVMTGTNTTSTISSSDVSIQTASGTITKEADPASITATGKGWGHRIGMSQYGAKGFAENNWKAVDIVKHYFPNTDVSK comes from the coding sequence ATGGCTAAAAAAGTTCTATTAGGTGTTTTTCTGACACTTAGCCTACTATGGAATGCAGATGCCGCTAATGCTGCATCAATTAAAACATATTCTAATCCCGTTGCTGTCCAACTCGTTGATATTTCAACTAGTACACTTAAGCTTCAAAGCATCTATGAATTAACGAATAAAGCAAACAACCAAAAAACTTACTTTTTACCGGGTCTTAATATTACGATTACCCGTTCACAAAGCAATGTAAACATTGACGCAGGATCTGCTTCTTTTTCTTCAGCAAGTGGATTTGAATTAAAAGAAGTGTATAACGTTGCCCAATATGCACGTTTCACCACAACAACTGATCTTAAAAGTGGTGCTACATCAGATTATCCAACAAGAAAGTCGTTAACAAAAGCAGAAACAGCTGAATATATTGGAAGCTTTGTTAACAACAAGGGCGAAACATGGTTCAACGTTCAGGTTGCAGATGGAACAAAGGGCTGGGTCCCTGCTAAAACAACCTTAATTGACAAAAATACCGTTTCGCTGCCGACGATTGCCTACGGTGCTAGCGCTTATCGAGGCGGTATGTCTCTTCTACCAAAAACAGCTGGTAAAGTAGCAATCGTCAATAATCTTGATCTAGAAGACTACTTAAAAGGTGTTGTACCAAATGAAATGCCAGCATCATGGCATAAAGAAGCTTTAAAAGCACAAGCAATTGTAGCGAGAAGCTATGCGGCTAACAGCATGTCTTTAAAAAATACAACTGCAAGCCAAGTGTACAAAGGCTACACATCTGAAGATGCTAGAACGAATCAGGCTGTTAGCGAAACAGCTGGTGTGGTCGTGAAGTATGGCGGTAAGCCAATTCAAACATTTTTCTACTCAACAAGTGGCGGCCGAACTGCAAATGTTGGTGATGTTTGGAACTCAAATCAAGCGAGCTTCCCATACTTGATTTCCGTTGATGATCCTTACGAAAATTCACCACACAGCAACTGGCAAAACTCATTTACATCAAGCATGATTCTAAACAGCTTCGGATTAGATCCAGCAACAACAACACTTTATGATATTAAAACAAATCCAACAGGAGCCAATGGCGAGATAACAAGTGTCACCATTAGCACGTCTGCTGGAGAAAAAACAGTCACAGGTAACGAGCTCACAATCCGTAAGCTCTTCCCAATCGAAGGAAGCTACGGCTTCTTAAAATCAAACTGGTTTACGTTAAACGTAGATAAAGAATACACCGTTCAAACCGCTAGTGGCCAACAATCACAATTAAGTGTTTCCGGCCAACAAGTCATGACGGGCACAAACACAACATCAACAATTTCATCATCAGACGTTTCCATTCAAACAGCAAGTGGAACCATCACAAAAGAAGCTGACCCTGCCTCTATTACCGCTACAGGTAAAGGCTGGGGCCACCGTATCGGCATGAGCCAATACGGCGCCAAAGGCTTCGCCGAAAACAACTGGAAAGCTGTTGATATTGTGAAGCATTACTTCCCTAATACGGATGTTTCGAAATAA
- a CDS encoding oligosaccharide repeat unit polymerase — MLYITIWLIVAVLSFYLFKKSAGTMSILKPNLLSLVFYYSLFISSFIGSLLIALDIDKHYMINLLSDDRYRVIGFYTICFVMVMLPLSMYFVSNLIGFRAEKEFDTYLKSPIVIQQDKLTYLVYLGLTGLSLLSIAYTIYYLEAIPLVELLLGSSNLAELRIEAARGFQGNTLIRNIFAIGLTPILSMITFIYSYKTMKMKWIALFLITFSCSVFIQIYDLSKAPIFFYLLMFILLLLYLQVIKLTWSRVIALGTIAIGGIIVLYVVIQGVSDPSAFLDYNRGPVGRLILTQIAGYYMHLELFSDKMPLLMGQSLPSSIIGLYDIEQIRSARLAMEVYFPQRVEEGTAGVLNTLFAGEAFANFGYIGLILGTVYVGVFIQLIYIAFLRLQKNPLYIALFVYFTVNIPRVVIGGFTDFLLNTLWVAILIVLIAPFIFLRLLEFISQRTGKWTSVKE; from the coding sequence GTGCTATATATCACGATTTGGCTCATTGTAGCTGTTCTATCTTTTTATTTGTTTAAAAAGTCCGCAGGAACGATGTCCATATTAAAACCAAATTTACTTTCTCTTGTCTTCTATTATTCATTATTTATTTCTTCCTTTATTGGTAGTTTACTTATCGCCTTGGACATTGATAAGCATTATATGATTAATCTGTTATCAGACGATCGTTATCGTGTGATTGGCTTTTATACGATTTGTTTTGTCATGGTGATGCTGCCATTGTCAATGTATTTTGTGTCAAACTTGATTGGTTTTCGAGCGGAAAAGGAATTTGATACTTATCTAAAAAGTCCTATCGTGATTCAACAAGACAAATTAACATATCTTGTGTACTTAGGGTTAACAGGACTTTCTCTTCTATCGATTGCCTACACAATCTATTATTTAGAAGCCATTCCACTTGTTGAATTGCTGCTAGGTAGCAGCAACTTAGCTGAGCTTCGTATTGAAGCTGCCCGAGGCTTCCAGGGGAATACACTCATTCGTAACATTTTTGCGATCGGTCTAACACCGATTTTATCAATGATTACGTTTATTTATAGCTATAAAACAATGAAAATGAAATGGATTGCACTGTTTCTTATTACATTTTCATGCTCAGTGTTTATTCAAATTTATGATTTGTCTAAAGCACCGATTTTCTTCTATTTATTAATGTTTATTTTATTACTGCTTTACCTTCAAGTGATTAAGCTTACGTGGTCACGTGTGATTGCTCTTGGGACAATAGCCATCGGTGGAATTATTGTTTTATATGTAGTCATTCAAGGTGTGTCCGATCCAAGTGCATTTTTAGATTATAATCGTGGTCCGGTCGGTCGCTTAATTCTTACGCAAATTGCTGGATACTACATGCATTTAGAGCTATTCTCTGATAAAATGCCGCTGTTAATGGGACAGAGCTTGCCATCTTCAATCATCGGCCTTTACGATATTGAACAAATACGTTCAGCTCGTTTAGCGATGGAGGTTTACTTCCCACAACGTGTCGAAGAGGGAACAGCAGGGGTGTTAAACACTTTATTCGCAGGAGAAGCTTTTGCGAACTTTGGATATATTGGATTAATACTTGGTACCGTTTATGTTGGCGTGTTTATTCAATTGATTTATATTGCGTTTCTTCGTTTGCAAAAAAATCCATTGTACATTGCCTTGTTTGTGTATTTCACGGTGAATATACCAAGAGTTGTAATCGGTGGATTTACAGATTTCCTTCTTAATACGTTATGGGTTGCGATATTAATTGTCTTAATTGCACCTTTCATTTTCTTGAGGCTGTTGGAGTTTATCAGTCAGAGGACGGGGAAATGGACGTCGGTGAAGGAATGA
- the wecB gene encoding non-hydrolyzing UDP-N-acetylglucosamine 2-epimerase translates to MKIVTILGARPQFIKAGPVSREIRKQHTEIIVHTGQHYDANMSDIFFEELNIPKPDYHLNVGSGSHGVQTANMLTSIEEIILKEEPDYVLVYGDTNSTLAGALAASKLHIPIVHIEAGLRSFNKKMPEEVNRILTDHVSEFLFCPTDTAVSNLEKENITKNVFNVGDVMYDAVMYNQDIADKSTLMNDLGLTEKEFYLITVHRAENTEDPERMNNILDAFSKVEGTKVWPIHPRTKNKLKSSGIDLDAIPGLKVIEPIGYLDMLSLEKNAKKILTDSGGVQKEAYFVKTPCVTLRDETEWVETLHQDANILVGADTEKILEAVQAPCHSDYPPIFGDGNTSEKIVKMISDK, encoded by the coding sequence ATGAAGATTGTAACGATACTTGGGGCACGACCACAGTTTATTAAAGCAGGTCCTGTTTCCCGTGAAATTAGAAAGCAACATACAGAAATCATTGTTCATACTGGTCAACATTATGATGCCAATATGTCTGATATCTTTTTTGAGGAATTGAACATTCCAAAGCCTGATTATCATTTAAACGTAGGGTCAGGATCTCACGGTGTTCAAACGGCAAATATGCTAACAAGTATTGAAGAAATTATCCTAAAAGAAGAACCTGATTATGTGTTAGTGTACGGTGACACAAACTCAACATTAGCAGGAGCACTTGCTGCATCAAAGCTACATATCCCAATTGTTCACATCGAAGCAGGCTTACGTAGCTTTAACAAAAAAATGCCTGAAGAAGTAAACCGTATTTTAACAGACCATGTGTCAGAATTTCTATTTTGCCCAACAGATACGGCTGTTTCAAATCTTGAAAAAGAAAACATTACGAAAAACGTTTTTAACGTTGGAGACGTTATGTATGACGCGGTTATGTATAACCAAGACATTGCTGACAAATCAACGTTAATGAACGACTTGGGCTTAACAGAAAAAGAATTTTACTTAATTACGGTTCATCGTGCTGAAAACACAGAAGATCCTGAGCGTATGAACAATATTCTTGATGCTTTCAGCAAGGTTGAAGGAACAAAGGTATGGCCTATTCACCCAAGAACTAAGAACAAGCTAAAATCATCTGGTATAGATCTTGACGCCATTCCAGGTTTAAAGGTTATTGAACCAATCGGATACTTGGACATGCTTTCTTTAGAAAAAAATGCGAAAAAGATCTTAACAGACTCTGGCGGGGTACAAAAAGAGGCTTACTTTGTGAAGACTCCATGTGTGACGCTTCGTGATGAAACCGAGTGGGTTGAAACATTACATCAAGATGCCAACATTTTAGTTGGAGCAGATACAGAGAAAATCTTAGAAGCCGTTCAAGCACCATGCCATTCTGACTACCCACCAATATTTGGGGATGGAAACACCTCCGAAAAAATTGTTAAAATGATAAGCGACAAATAA
- a CDS encoding asparagine synthetase B family protein: MEINNVSLTLSNSWSQLKIDNKELYFRGYFYYQDKLFTSNSLDELIQLSFHREFFEKIKGEFALVYHDPEKTIAAVDRKRTIPLFYQQKNDRLIIKDQVSQSDVDTELHDLSVSEFLLTGYAAGNRTLYHGLYQVEAGQFLIFNGKNLGQETYFRYYHSPIEMDVEEAATELSKLFHQTFDQMVKRIKDKKVIIPLSGGYDSRIIALLLKEYDVKNITTFTYGVPTSKEAVRSKEIANRLGLDWSVFPYTKSDWFQWYHSDEWRKYQDFGTNLSSIAHIQDWPAVKSLLQKLEAKDHEYVFMPGHSGDFIAGSHIPYELMIDRSYTVDEIVQEIMKKHHRLWITNDHQVTKAVHTSIAEQLQGLPFENREEASALFEYWDWKERQGKFIINSLRVYEFYHQGWEIPLWDDLLVEFFLKVPVDQRFKKYLYDYTLHQMYPHYFDKPNNPVGKTTSYKNKYGALYPLLKKVYNKKELYSRYHKDPMEWYGITGNYVQYLNSLSFKVKGSKYHTPYNINSILVKNYINNLKG, translated from the coding sequence TTGGAAATCAATAATGTGAGCCTGACTCTTTCAAATAGCTGGTCACAGTTAAAAATAGACAATAAAGAATTATATTTTAGGGGATACTTTTACTATCAAGATAAGCTGTTTACAAGTAACTCTCTTGATGAACTCATTCAACTATCCTTTCATCGGGAATTTTTTGAGAAAATTAAGGGTGAGTTTGCGCTTGTTTATCATGATCCTGAGAAAACAATTGCTGCAGTTGATCGTAAAAGAACAATTCCTCTGTTTTATCAACAAAAAAACGACCGACTCATCATTAAAGATCAGGTTTCACAAAGTGATGTTGATACTGAGCTTCATGATTTATCGGTTTCTGAATTCCTTTTAACAGGGTATGCCGCGGGCAATCGTACTCTTTATCACGGATTGTATCAAGTTGAGGCTGGTCAATTTCTTATTTTTAACGGGAAGAATCTTGGTCAAGAAACGTACTTCAGATACTATCATTCTCCAATAGAAATGGATGTAGAGGAAGCAGCTACTGAGCTCTCAAAGCTTTTTCATCAAACGTTTGATCAAATGGTTAAGCGTATAAAAGATAAAAAAGTGATTATCCCTTTAAGTGGGGGATATGATTCTCGTATTATTGCTCTGTTGTTAAAGGAATATGATGTTAAAAACATCACAACCTTTACATATGGCGTTCCAACAAGCAAGGAAGCGGTACGGAGTAAGGAAATTGCGAACCGTCTTGGCTTAGATTGGTCTGTTTTTCCATATACAAAAAGCGATTGGTTTCAATGGTATCATTCAGATGAGTGGAGAAAGTATCAAGATTTCGGAACGAATCTATCATCAATCGCCCATATTCAAGATTGGCCAGCAGTCAAAAGTCTTCTACAAAAATTAGAAGCAAAAGACCATGAATATGTGTTTATGCCTGGTCATTCAGGAGATTTTATCGCGGGAAGTCATATTCCATATGAGTTAATGATTGATCGTTCGTATACAGTAGACGAAATTGTTCAGGAAATTATGAAAAAGCATCATCGCTTATGGATAACAAATGATCATCAGGTTACGAAGGCTGTACATACGTCTATTGCTGAACAACTTCAAGGACTACCTTTTGAAAATCGTGAAGAAGCAAGTGCGTTGTTTGAGTATTGGGATTGGAAGGAACGACAAGGGAAATTTATTATTAACTCATTAAGAGTATACGAATTCTACCATCAGGGCTGGGAAATTCCACTGTGGGACGACCTTCTCGTAGAATTCTTTCTAAAGGTTCCGGTTGATCAACGTTTTAAGAAATACTTATATGATTATACCTTGCATCAAATGTATCCCCATTACTTTGATAAGCCGAACAATCCGGTTGGAAAGACTACTTCTTATAAAAACAAATATGGGGCACTCTATCCTCTGTTAAAGAAGGTTTATAATAAAAAAGAGTTGTACAGCCGTTATCATAAAGATCCGATGGAATGGTACGGAATTACGGGTAACTATGTTCAATATCTTAATTCGCTATCATTTAAAGTAAAGGGAAGCAAATATCATACTCCCTATAACATCAATTCAATTCTAGTGAAAAATTATATTAATAACTTAAAGGGTTGA
- a CDS encoding lipopolysaccharide biosynthesis protein: MLKNLKRLGGDSLLYALMNVGTKMIAFIMMPVYTHFLTAPEYAPVDIIDRWTSMLLFLVILGTDSALAFYYFDTKDENKRKVYVQNVLNIRLAMVLLLFLVVVIVGPFFADTLLKSDNGLYLLYLSIAILLLDTLSALVLTVLRYEFKTLKVVILTVLKMLLVAIGSYLFLELVIESVEGIIYARIISGVLIVLLLARPLAKAINFKINKEVLKDLLKYGLPLVPASIAFWVILNSSSFFLAFMKTAEDVGIYGVATKFAALITLVTSGIQMAWRPYSMSLKDKPDSKELFSKVYLIILIMGTVGVLVVATIMPYVILLLGDGYESAYQYVALLAAATFLNFYYLIISVGIFFQKKTKIISYAFMAAAVLNIVLNLLLIPKYTIWGVVVAFLVSNIIAVIYIFIKSQKIYYVPVSYWKMSLIFLIMLIGTIGIVYVQENGLSTLYIVLAWGVYLATLLITRVDKELRKKTIHETAN, from the coding sequence GTGTTAAAGAATTTAAAACGTCTAGGAGGGGATTCCCTCCTTTATGCATTAATGAATGTTGGAACGAAAATGATTGCATTCATTATGATGCCGGTTTACACACATTTTTTAACTGCTCCAGAATATGCACCAGTTGATATTATTGACCGATGGACTTCGATGCTGCTGTTTTTAGTTATACTAGGAACAGATTCTGCATTAGCTTTTTATTATTTTGATACGAAGGATGAAAACAAGCGAAAAGTATATGTACAAAATGTATTAAATATACGGTTAGCTATGGTTTTACTTCTTTTTCTTGTCGTTGTGATAGTAGGTCCGTTTTTTGCAGACACCTTACTAAAGTCAGACAATGGACTTTATCTGTTGTATCTGAGTATAGCCATTTTATTATTAGATACCTTATCAGCACTTGTTTTGACGGTGCTAAGATATGAATTTAAAACACTTAAGGTTGTTATTCTCACTGTTTTGAAAATGCTATTAGTAGCGATTGGCTCTTATCTTTTCCTTGAACTGGTTATTGAATCTGTTGAAGGAATTATTTATGCCCGCATTATTAGTGGAGTTCTGATTGTCCTTTTATTGGCCCGACCTTTAGCTAAAGCGATCAACTTTAAGATTAATAAAGAGGTTTTAAAGGACTTATTGAAGTACGGACTACCACTAGTACCAGCTTCAATCGCATTCTGGGTGATTTTAAACTCCAGCTCGTTCTTTTTAGCGTTTATGAAAACAGCTGAAGATGTTGGGATCTATGGAGTTGCGACGAAATTTGCGGCTCTGATTACGCTTGTTACAAGTGGAATCCAAATGGCATGGAGACCTTATTCAATGTCATTAAAGGACAAGCCTGATAGTAAAGAGCTTTTTTCGAAAGTGTACCTGATCATTTTAATCATGGGTACAGTCGGGGTACTCGTTGTGGCAACCATTATGCCTTATGTTATTTTATTGCTAGGAGATGGATATGAATCTGCTTATCAATATGTAGCACTGCTTGCAGCCGCAACATTTTTAAACTTCTACTATCTAATTATTTCAGTAGGAATTTTCTTTCAAAAGAAAACAAAAATTATTTCCTATGCATTTATGGCAGCAGCCGTTTTAAATATTGTATTAAATCTTCTGTTGATTCCAAAGTATACAATATGGGGAGTCGTTGTGGCTTTCTTAGTGTCAAATATCATAGCGGTTATTTATATTTTTATCAAAAGTCAAAAAATATACTATGTACCAGTTTCATACTGGAAAATGTCTTTAATTTTTCTTATTATGCTTATCGGCACGATCGGGATTGTTTATGTACAGGAAAATGGATTATCTACACTATACATCGTTCTAGCTTGGGGCGTGTATCTTGCTACCCTGCTTATCACTCGTGTTGATAAAGAGCTAAGAAAAAAAACAATCCACGAAACAGCAAATTAG